The following are encoded together in the Lathyrus oleraceus cultivar Zhongwan6 chromosome 3, CAAS_Psat_ZW6_1.0, whole genome shotgun sequence genome:
- the LOC127132138 gene encoding CMP-sialic acid transporter 1 — MQWYLVATLLTVLTSSQGILTTLSQTNGTYKYDYATVPFLAEVFKLAVSSLLLWKECQKSPLPKMTTEWKTVSLYPIPSVIYLIHNNVQFATLTFVDTSTYQIMGNLKIVTTGILFRLFLGRKLSNLQWIAIMLLAVGTTTSQVKGCGEASCDSLFSAPIQGYMLGVLSACLSALAGIYTEFLMKKNNDTLYWQNIQLYTFGSIFNLAKLIVDDFRGGFENGPWWHRIFNGYTVTTWLVVLNLGSTGLLVSWLMKHADNIVKVYSTSMAMLLTMILSTFLFSFKPTLQLFLGIIICMMSLHMYFAPPNMLLDMPLTVKPDEEERLIEVSVDRRTHS; from the exons ATGCAGTGGTACTTGGTCGCTACGCTTCTCACCGTTCTCACCAGTTCTCAG GGAATACTAACAACCCTATCGCAAACTAATGGAACGTATAAGTATGATTATGCAACTGTGCCATTTCTAGCTGAGGTTTTTAAG CTTGCTGTGTCAAGTTTGTTACTTTGGAAGGAATGTCAAAAATCACCTCTTCCAAAGATGACAACGGAGTGGAAAACAGTTTCTTTGTATCCAATTCCTTCTGTTATATATCTCATTCATAATAATGTTCAGTTTGCTACTCTCACATTTGTCGACACTTCCACTTATCAGATAATGGGTAATTTGAAGATTGTTACCACTGGGATATTATTCAG GCTTTTCTTAGGGAGGAAGCTTTCCAACTTGCAGTGGATTGCCATTATGCTGTTGGCCGTTGGAACAACCACAAGTCAG GTCAAGGGCTGTGGAGAGGCTTCCTGTGACTCCCTATTCTCAGCACCAATTCAGGGTTACATGTTAGGAGTTCTATCTGCTTGTCTCTCAGCATTAGCTGGAATTTATACAGAGTTTTTGATGAAGAAAAACAACGACACCTTATACTGGCAGAATATACAGTTGTACAC GTTTGGTTCAATTTTCAATTTGGCAAAGCTTATTGTGGATGATTTCAGAGGTGGCTTTGAAAATGGGCCCTGGTGGCATCGCATTTTTAATGGATACACAGTCACCACTTGGTTGGTAGTATTAAATCTAGGGTCTACCGGTCTTTTGGTTTCATGGTTAATGAAACATGCTGATAATATTGTTAAG GTCTATTCAACATCCATGGCAATGCTGCTTACAATGATTCTATCAACATTCCTCTTCAGTTTCAAACCTACATTGCAG CTATTCTTGGGAATTATTATTTGTATGATGTCTTTACACATGTATTTTGCCCCACCAAATATGCTCTTAGATATGCCATTAACAGTTAAACCTGATGAAGAAGAGAGGCTCATTGAAGTTTCTGTTGATCGGAGAACACATTCATGA